The sequence GGAATATGTGTATCTCCGCGCCAAGGAGCAACCTTTCCCCAGCCACCTACCAAACATTCCGCCCCACCCACCATACGATCACCACCACCGCGATCACCGTCGCCCCCCAGCGCCCGGGGTTGATCCGGAAGGGCAGCGGCTTCCCCCTGACCCAGCCAAGCACCTCGATTCCGAGGCCCAGCAGCGCCAGCGGCAGCAGCACCATGCCGACTGGATTGAATGAGAACGCCTTGGCCACATCGCCGTGCAGCAGCGCATAGGTTCCCCGCGTCATCCCGCAGCCCGGGCAATCAAGCCCGGTCAGCTTCCGGAACGCGCAGCCAGGCATCCATCCGGCGCCACCCGTCTCCCTCAGCATGTAGGCGGCGAATGCCAGGCCGAGCACCGCAAGCGAAGCCCACAATGCGCGGTCCCTGTGCACGTCGCGGGCTTTAGTTCAGGGATCCGCTCGCGGCACCAATGATGATCAGCAAGACATATGCCACGAGCACAAAAAGCCCGCAACCGACGGCGACGCTCATCCAGGTCTTGGCGGACTTCGATGCTGCGTTGGCACCGGCGATATCGCCGCGTGCGACAAGGCCGTCCACCTTTGCGGCATACACGATCGCCACAACGCCGAAAGGCATGCAACATAGCACGGTCGCCACGATCGACTGCCAGAGATAGTTCGGGATCTGCGGGGCGTATCCGGCGGGATACGCGGCAGGCTGCTGCATCGGCACGGAACCCATCTGGCCGAGTGCCGGCACCTGGGGAGAAATTCCGCCGGGATGCAGCTCGGGAACCTGGCCGTAGGCTTTCCAATCCGCCATCCCCTCCTTCCAGACGAGATCCGTGGCGAGAACCTCGCCGCTGCTTGCCTTCGCTTTGAGTTCCTCGTCCGTGAGCGGGCCGAGCTGCGTTCCGTTTTTCGAATAATACCAGGACATGAGACCATTAGAATCCACGTCCGCATGGCGGAGTCAAGTTTCACATCGGGCAAAGAATTCAGAAACTGCCGACGGCGAAGAAAACGAACATCCCGATGAGACCCAGGAGGATCAGTCCCGAAAGCGCAAAAGAAACGATCATCCAGACCTTTGCGGATTTCGAGGCGGACTCGGCCTCGATGAGCCTGCCCTGAACCCGCAACCCCTCGACCTTGTTGGCGTAAACCAAGGCCACGATCGCGAACGGCATCCCGATGGGCAGGCAGATCAGCAACATCAGCACGCCACTGAGCACCAGCGCGACGATGGACTGCCACATGTAGTTGGGGATCTGGGGCGCGATGTAATTCCCTTGGTAAGCGGGTGGCTGAGGCAGCGGGATGTGACCCGGCTGCGGGTTCGCAGGCTGCCGTTCCGGCGCCATCACAGGAGCTAGGCCACCCGGTGCATCCGCTGTGGGTGTCGCAAGGGGGGATTCCTGAAGCTCGGCAACCCCTGAAATCGGCAGCCAGCCCGCCATGCCCTCGCGCCACACAAGCGTAGTTGGCCCAATCTCGCCCCTGCGTATCTTCTGGCGCAGCTCGTCCTCCGGCACTGGCCCTTGCTGCAATCCCATCTTCGTGTAGTTCCAGAGCGTCATACGGGAAACCATCCTTCGGACACGCCCGGGGTGTCAATCCCACCGGACAGCCCTCACCACCTTTCGTCCCCGGAATCGACCACAGGCAGGGCGGATTCAAACTCCTCAAAAGTCAGGAAAAGCCGATCCGGAGGGTCATGGGGCGAGAGACCGAGCGGCATCACACCGGACAAAGGGGCTACAGGTTTCCTTCTCACGGGATTTTGAACCGGGCAGCTGATCATGCCTCCGCATGTCGTCTTTTCCTCTCCGGCAAACATCACGAACTGCGGCCGGTAATCCGGCACCTTCCGCAGCTTCACCCCATCCATCACGACCGCGCCCAGAACCACGAACACCAGTCCGGCCACCATCCCCAAGAGAGCCGCAGTCACCCGCTCCCAATGCACTCGGCGCTTCGCTGAAATGGATGTTTCAAAATGCAGGCTCATGGTGTTTCCACCTTCAACAACGCACTCCCACCGGAAACCCTTAGGTCACACAAGCCCAGTCTTCCCACTGATCACCGATCACTGATCACCCGGCACTAGCAAACTCCCTCCACCACCCCGCCCCCCAGCATCCTCCCGCCGTCGTAGAACGCCATGATCTGCCCCGCCACGATGGCCCGCTGCGCCTTTCCGAAAAACAGTTTCACCCTCCCGCCGTCTACCGCCTCCACCCTCGCGAGCTCCGCCTTCGCCCGGTAGCGCGGCTGTGCCTCCACCCGCTTTAGCGAGGCGATGTCCTCGTTGATCGAGCTGATACTGCCAACCATGCATTCCTTCGAGTAGAGCCCCTCCGTGTCCTCCCTGTCCCAGCCGATCACCAGCTGGTTCTCCGCCGCCTTTTTCCCCACCACCACATACGCCATCCCATCCCTCGGCGAGGCGACCCCATGCCCTTTCCTCTGCCCTATCGTATAGAAGTGCAGCCCCCTGTGCTCGCCCATCACCTTGCCATCCAGATCCACGATCTCGCCCGGCTTGTCCGGCAGATAATGCGCCAGGAAATCCCCCATCTTCACCTGACCAAGGAAACATATCCCCTGCGAATCCTTCTTCTCCGCCACCGGGAGGCCGAAACGCCGCGCCACCTCCCGCACCTCCGGCTTCAGCATTTCCCCTGTCGGAAAAAGCGCGTGCGCCACCTGGTGCTGCGTCATCAGCGAGAGAAAATAGCTCTGATCCTTGTTAGGATCCGCCCCGCGAAGCACTGCCGCCTGTCCATTGGAAAGCACCCGCCGCCGCGCATAGTGCCCAGTGCCGACCGCCTCGAATCCCTGGCTGATCGCGTAATCAAGGAACACCCCGAACTTCATCTCCCGGTTGCACCACACATCGGGATTCGGCGTCAGCCCCTCCTCATATCCGTTCACCAGATACTCCACGATCTTCTCCTTATACTGGTCTATCAGATCGATCACCCGGAACTCGATCCCCAGCCTTTTCGCAACCGCATGCGCATCCGCTATGTCCTGCTCCCAAGGACAATCGCCCGGAATCCCCTCCTCGTTCATCCAGTTTTTCATGTAACCGCCCACCACCTCATGCCCCTGCTCCACGAGCAGCGCCGCCGCCACCGCGCTATCCACACCCCCGGACAAACCAACCATCACCTTCGACATTCCCGCAGCTTAAATTCCAAATCCCAAACCTCAAACTTCAAATCAAGCCCCAAGGAGGGGCGCGCCCTATCGCCGCCCGGCAAGCCAAGCCATTTCCCAAGGAGGGGCGTGCCCTATGGCCGCCGACACAACCCAAGTCTTCCCAAGGAGCGGCGGATGTCA comes from Akkermansiaceae bacterium and encodes:
- the mnmA gene encoding tRNA 2-thiouridine(34) synthase MnmA, which produces MSKVMVGLSGGVDSAVAAALLVEQGHEVVGGYMKNWMNEEGIPGDCPWEQDIADAHAVAKRLGIEFRVIDLIDQYKEKIVEYLVNGYEEGLTPNPDVWCNREMKFGVFLDYAISQGFEAVGTGHYARRRVLSNGQAAVLRGADPNKDQSYFLSLMTQHQVAHALFPTGEMLKPEVREVARRFGLPVAEKKDSQGICFLGQVKMGDFLAHYLPDKPGEIVDLDGKVMGEHRGLHFYTIGQRKGHGVASPRDGMAYVVVGKKAAENQLVIGWDREDTEGLYSKECMVGSISSINEDIASLKRVEAQPRYRAKAELARVEAVDGGRVKLFFGKAQRAIVAGQIMAFYDGGRMLGGGVVEGVC
- a CDS encoding CD225/dispanin family protein encodes the protein MSWYYSKNGTQLGPLTDEELKAKASSGEVLATDLVWKEGMADWKAYGQVPELHPGGISPQVPALGQMGSVPMQQPAAYPAGYAPQIPNYLWQSIVATVLCCMPFGVVAIVYAAKVDGLVARGDIAGANAASKSAKTWMSVAVGCGLFVLVAYVLLIIIGAASGSLN
- a CDS encoding DUF4339 domain-containing protein, giving the protein MTLWNYTKMGLQQGPVPEDELRQKIRRGEIGPTTLVWREGMAGWLPISGVAELQESPLATPTADAPGGLAPVMAPERQPANPQPGHIPLPQPPAYQGNYIAPQIPNYMWQSIVALVLSGVLMLLICLPIGMPFAIVALVYANKVEGLRVQGRLIEAESASKSAKVWMIVSFALSGLILLGLIGMFVFFAVGSF
- a CDS encoding DUF2752 domain-containing protein, with amino-acid sequence MLRETGGAGWMPGCAFRKLTGLDCPGCGMTRGTYALLHGDVAKAFSFNPVGMVLLPLALLGLGIEVLGWVRGKPLPFRINPGRWGATVIAVVVIVWWVGRNVW